A window of the Lolium perenne isolate Kyuss_39 chromosome 7, Kyuss_2.0, whole genome shotgun sequence genome harbors these coding sequences:
- the LOC127311537 gene encoding uncharacterized protein, with product MPVRRWTAPPLLARAFSAAAPAARTTVPLAHLAHLPSSLPPPSHCTVTPPVQPWPRRLTPRSFSRLIVRLPTPELAVLAFRHALFHASPPLPPSIPVFAAVLSRLPGASPDLLPPVLSALRAARLPAFSDRAFLPLLRALPPLPSLRLFLSLPSFNSHPSVRSFNALLHSLVAARRLRLAAALFRAAPTKLYITPDLVSCNILLKGLVRVGDLDAALKVLDEMPGWGIVADVVTYTTVLSAYCAKGDLKGAQKLFDDIIASGRRPDVTMYTVLIDGYCRTRKIQDAARIMDEMEASGMQPNEVTYSVVIEACCKEGKSAEACNLTREMLGAGYTPGTPLAAKVVDVLCQDGKAGEAYQMWRWMAKKNVPPDNTITSTLIYWLCKSGMAQEARKLFDELEKGFKPSLLTYNSLISGLCENGELQEAGHVWDDMVERRYEPNAMTYEALIKGFCKIGKPNEGVAVFTEMVTKGCTPSKFIYQVLVDSLSEPMHDDIVGKILETAALSGPDFLDGDSWEIFIRKVLSASDTWNNHLDLVLDT from the coding sequence ATGCCGGTGCGACGCTGGACGGCGCCGCCGCTTCTCGCCCGCGCCTTCTCCGCCGCGGCGCCGGCCGCCAGGACCACCGTGCCGCTCGCCCACCTCGCCCACCTCCCTTCCTCCCTCCCGCCGCCGTCCCACTGCACCGTCACCCCTCCcgtccagccctggccgcgccgcctcacGCCGCGGAGCTTCTCCCGCCTCATCGTCCGCCTCCCCACGCCGGAGCTCGCCGTGCTCGCCTTCCGCCACGCGCTCTTCCACGCCAGCCCTCCCCTCCCGCCCTCCATCCCCGTCTTCGCGGCCGTCCTCTCCCGCCTCCCCGGCGCGTCCCCGGACCTCCTCCCGCCCGTCCTCTCCGCCCTCCGCGCCGCCCGCCTCCCGGCCTTCTCCGACCGCGCATTCCTGCCCCTCCTCCGCGCGCTCCCGCCGCTCCCCTccctccgcctcttcctctccctcccGTCCTTCAACTCCCACCCCTCCGTCCGCTCCTTCAACGCCCTCCTCCACTCCCTCGTCGCCGCGCGCCGCCTCCGCCTGGCCGCCGCCCTCTTCCGCGCCGCGCCCACCAAGCTCTACATCACGCCCGACCTCGTCTCCTGCAACATCCTGCTCAAGGGCCTCGTCCGCGTCGGCGACCTCGACGCCGCCCTCAAGGTCCTCGATGAAATGCCCGGGTGGGGGATCGTCGCTGATGTCGTCACGTACACAACCGTCCTCTCTGCATACTGTGCCAAGGGGGATCTCAAGGGCGCGCAGAAGCTATTCGACGATATAATCGCCAGTGGGCGTAGGCCGGATGTTACCATGTACACCGTGCTCATCGACGGGTACTGCCGGACCAGGAAGATACAGGATGCAgccaggattatggatgagatggagGCATCTGGGATGCAGCCGAATGAGGTTACATATTCAGTTGTGATCGAGGCATGCTGCAAGGAGGGGAAATCTGCCGAGGCGTGCAATTTAACGCGCGAGATGCTTGGGGCAGGATACACGCCAGGCACACCACTAGCTGCTAAGGTGGTCGATGTGCTCTGCCAGGACGGAAAGGCAGGGGAGGCGTACCAGATGTGGAGATGGATGGCGAAGAAGAACGTGCCTCCTGATAACACAATCACGAGCACATTGATCTACTGGTTATGCAAGAGTGGTATGGCTCAGGAGGCAAGGAAGCTGTTTGACGAGCTCGAGAAGGGGTTCAAGCCAAGCCTACTGACTTACAATTCACTTATTTCCGGTTTATGTGAAAATGGGGAGTTACAGGAGGCTGGTCACGTGTGGGATGACATGGTTGAACGGAGATATGAACCAAATGCCATGACCTATGAGGCCTTGATCAAGGGATTTTGCAAAATTGGGAAGCCAAATGAAGGGGTGGCAGTATTTACAGAAATGGTGACAAAAGGGTGCACCCCAAGCAAATTTATTTACCAAGTTTTAGTCGATAGCCTGTCTGAGCCAATGCATGACGATATTGTTGGCAAAATTCTTGAGACTGCGGCTTTAAGTGGTCCGGATTTCTTGGATGGTGATTCTTGGGAAATCTTTATCAGGAAAGTGTTGAGTGCAAGTGATACTTGGAACAACCATCTAGATTTAGTGCTAGATACATAA